CTGGGTGTGTGacacaaatgtattttttcatattttttggctGTGTTGATAACCTTCTTCTTGCACTGATGGCATATGACAGGTATGTAGCCGTTTGTCACCCTCTACACTACACCACCATCATGAAGGAGGGGTTGTGTATATTTCTGTTGGCTGGATCCTGGCTCCTCTCTTGTGCCAGTGCCCTGTCTCACACCCTCCTCTTGGATCAACTGTCCTTCTGTGCTGACAACACCATcccccacttcttctgtgaccttGCTGCCCTGCTTAAGCTCTCCTGCTCAGACACCTCCCTCAATGATATTTTTATCTTCACTGTTGGGGGATTGGTCATAATCCTGTCATTTATTGGCATCCTGGTCTCTTATGGCCACATTGGGGCCACCATCCTGAGGTTTCCCTCAATCAAGGGGATCTGCAAAGCCTTGTCCACCTGTGGCTCTCACCTTTCTGTGGTTTTTCTATTCTATGGGACAATTGTGGTATTGTACTTTTTCCCATCATCAAGCAACTCCAATGACCAAGAAATAATTGTTTCAGTCATGTACACAGTGGTCACTCCTATGCTGAACCCTTTCATCTACAGTCTGAGGAACAGGGACATGAAAAGTGCCCTAGGAAGACTTTTCAGGAGAGAGATCTTTTTCTCCATGTGACAGTACCCTATTCTTGCTCTTATCTTATCCACTGACCCTCTCAAAGAGAGCTCCTTGAAAAATGTGTAGTTAGATGACCAACCTTGTTCCTTGCTCCCTGCACATTCTCCTTTTCatagtttctcttatttttggtCCTCTGCAATCCTCAGGAATAGAAGTGTGAAATATAATTGCAGAAGGTACCTTCCCGGTCTTTAAATTCTTGACTCCCAAGTTGAAGGAGATTGGAAGTATCAAATGTTTGAGATGGTACTTTTTAAATACAGAGTGAATTGTACATTTGACCCCTTATTTGAGTTagttttaatgtttataaaatgcatTGTTTTAGAAATTAAGGTGTCATAATATAGCTGCATGAAAATTAATGACAATCTATAGTttagtttctctatttttctccacagctttaaaaatatagCCTAGTTCCTAGTTTTCAAACAAGGATGTTCAAAATGCCTGTCTTCCTAATGAGGTAGCTGACTCATAAAGTGTTTTCTTATAGCTTCCTAAAACCTAAGCAAAATGCAAAGCTTTTGACCTTGCTAGCTAATTTTATTCTGTGTATGGTGGAAATAATCTAacagagatgcacagggcaatcACTGCTACTAACAATTTCCCAGTTCTAAGCACTTTTCCTCTACAGGAATTTTCTTGGTGAGATGGTCTATATACTTCTTCCTTCTAGTTTGGAAAAATGaggattgtttatttctgcccAGACTAAGACAATACATTTCTAgttgaagaaaagataaatgtatgCATGGGATATCACTCATAAATTTGTATTCTGTAACCACTATTTGCAGTCACTCTTATATACAGATGAATCAAAATGTCTCCCTTTGAGCAGTTTACTAATGTAGCAGGGAGACATtgtcaataaaagtaaatatgtaaaGTATATGCTATATTGTAAGATAATGAGTGTTATATTATTGACAATGACACAAGTAGTGGGAAGGGGGAAAATGAATCTTTTGGGTGGCACTGCAATTGTAAGTAGTCCAGTGGTCAAGGTAGGCTTccataagaagaaaagatttaagCAAAAAGCTTAGGAGAACAGGgaaataagaaatcatttttatccaaagggaagaacattccagacaggGGGAGTAGACACTACCAGGGGTCTGAGATGAGAGATCACTTGGTacattaaagaaacagaaaagaggcTAGATTGACTGTCAGAGAGTGAGCAGTGTACTGGTTGGACTGTAGTAGATAAAGGTTAGAGGTAACAAGTGATCTGTTTTTGTAAGGCTTTGTAGGCAATTATAAGGTCTTTGTTTTAACTATGTGTGATTTGAGAAACCAATAGAAAGTCATCAGCAGAGGAGTGATACGATCTATCTTAAGCTTTCAAAGTATCTTTCTGGCTCTTTTGTTGAGAATAGACTTGAAAGAAGGCAAGTGTGAAAACAAGGAGATTATGAGGCTATTGGAACAATATACACAAGAGATTCTGGGCTCTCACACCAGCATAGTAGCATTAGAGGCTTGAGGTAGAGTTCTGAGCAACCTAACAAGTCTCAATGAATTCAAAGGGATTTTAATCATACAAAAATTGTTCTCTGAGAACAacataattaaattagaaaacaataacaaaaagatatctgaaaactacccaaatgtttggaaactcagtaaaacatttcaaaataacccatggattgaagaagaaataaaaagtgaaattataaagcatttagaatggagtcaaaataaaaacaaaacatatcaagcatgtgagatgcagctaaactagaggaaaaggggaaatttatagcaacgAACACTTGtgttagagaaaaataatgaccTCAGTATCcaacttagaaaaagaagatcaaattaaacacaaagtaagcagaagaaacaacaaagataatgacaaaattaataaaacagaaaacagaaaaaatagaaagagttaagtaaataaaaaattggttcttttagaagaagaataaaaccaATGAGCCTTTAGCCAAACTAATTGGGAAAGATAAGAGAGATGACGTAAATTACTAATATTAAGAGGAGAGATGATATCATGTGTGTATAAAGTCCATATGGGTTCACTTTTGGTGTATGTTTTAAGATATAGATACAGATTAGTTTCATTCCATATGGACAGCCAATAGATATAAAAGTTATTACAAATTCCATCCTTTCTCTGCAGTATTGTCTTTCTCATAAATTAAGTGATTGAATATAAGTTATCTTGGctactttttcatcttgcattttcattttaattttagatactGCTTGACAATTGAAAAGACAACAaaactattgatattttatttgggatggcatcaaaatataaaacagattaGAGACAACTGTCATTTTAAAAGTAGTTAATCTCTAACCTGGGAGTATGCTATATTTCTTCAGCTATTtatatcttcttattttctttcaatacaGCTTGTAGTTTTAGGAGGACTTACACATATTTTGCTCAACCTTTTAGTGGATATTTCATATTCATgtgcaattttaaaatgttgcaataatttaaatttcttattcaGTCTTTTCTaccatatagaaatataattgactttCTATGTCAAAACCAATATACAATTCTGctaaattcacttttttcatCCTGTAATTTGTCTGAATATTGTTTTGGATGTTTCAGATAAATCATAATATTTTCtgtgaataataaaaattgagtTCTACCTTCTCAATGCttggattctttatttctttttattcacgTAATGTACCAGTTAAGATTTCTGATACAATCTTTTATTTCTACaagtttatataataaaattcacctcaatgaattttagtaaatttccTGAGTTGTAActtaaaagaaattgataaattccaaGAAGCATATCTCCTACTAAGATtggatcatgaagaaatagaaaccttGATGAGATCAATAACatataaggagattgaatcagtgatcataaacctcccaaaaaagaaaagcccaggaccagatgacttcactgttgaattctatcaaacattgaaagaagaattaacacccactcctcttaaattctttcaaaaattaaataacagaGAACACATACAaactcatcctatgaggccaatattaccttGATGCCAAAGCCAGTCAAAGATACTACATGAACAGAAAACTAAAGGCCAATGTTCTGAggaacataaatacaaaaatcctcaaaaaaatactagcaaaccaaattcaacatcACATTAAAAGGTCGTACACCGTGACaaaatgagatttattcctgTGGTGCAAAGATGgctcaatatatgcaaatcaatcagtgtgatacatcacattaataaaatgaagaataaaaactgcatgatcatttcaatagttgcagaaaaagcatttcacaaaattcaacatctttccgtaataaaaactctcaaaaccaGGTATAGAAGTAAGTTGAACACAATGGAAGTTGCACGTGAAAACCTAGAACAAACATCATAATTAACAGggaaaatctgaaagcttttcctctaagatcagtaacaagagaaggatgtccaatcttgccacttttattcaacatagtactggaagtcccagttgtagcaattaggcaagcaaaagaaataaaaggaattcaagttggaaaggaagatgtaaaattgtGTCTGTTTTcaaatgacatgatcttctataaagaaaactttaaagattccaccaaaaaacagTTAGAACTGATAAGGTAATTGAGTAAAGTTGCTGCATACAAAATAAGTGTggaaaaatcagttacatttctgtaCATGAACAACAAACAATCTGAAGACTAAATCAAGAAAACtaacatttacaatagcatcaaaaccaataaaatacttaggaataaacttaaccaaggaggtgaaggacttatacattgaaaatcacaaaacactgatgaaagaaattaaagaagacacacataaatggaaagacatcccatgctcatggactggaaggcttaatattgttaaaatgtccataatgtccaaagtgatctacagattcaaagcaatccccaCCAAAATCTCAACGGCATTGTTCACAAAAATAGACtaaaaccctaaaatttatatggaaacacaaaagatcaagaataaccaaagcaatcttaaaaaacaaaagaacaaatttgaaggcaccagtctttctctttttttaatatttatttttttattgcagtaacattggattataacattatatagctttcagatgtacttcgcaatatatttcaaattctgtgtagattacatcacgttcaccacccaaaaactaattatagtccatcccctcacatgtgagcttaatcaccccttttgccctcccccatccctccttctcctatggtaaccaccactccaatCTCGGTTGCTATAAGTTTGTTTGTCgttgtgtttatcttctacttatgagtgagatcatacagtatttgactttctccctctgacttatttcactacacataataccctcaaggtccacccatgttgtcacaaatggccggatttcatcatttcttatggctgagtagtattccactgtgtatatatcccacatcttctttatccattcgtcccttgatgggcacctaggttgcttccaagtcttggctattgtgaataatgctgcaatgaacataggggtgcatgtatctttatgcatttgtgttttcaagttcttaagataaatacccagcagtggaatagctggatcatatggtagatctattcttaattttctgaggatactccatactgctttccatagtggctgcaccagtttgcactgtcGCCAGCAGTGTactagggttcccttctctccacatcctctccaatacttgtttcctgtcttgttaattatagccattctgaatgGAGTGAGGTGatcctcattgtagttttgatttgcatttccctgatagctaataatgttaagcatcttttcatatgcctgttggccatctgtatatcttctttggagaaatctctattcagatcttttgcccattttttaattgggctctcaattctgttccattgatctatgtgactgtttttgtgccagtaccatgctgttttggttactatgtctttgtagtatattttaaaatcaggaagtgtgatacctccagctttgttcttttttctcaggaatcctctgatatttgtggtcttttgttgttacatataaattttaggattctttgttctatttatgtgaaaattgttgttggaactttgatagggattgcgttgaatctacagattgctttaggaagtatgcacattttaactacgttaattcttccaatccaagaacatggaatatctttccatttctttgcatcttccttgatttctttcaacaatgttttatagttttcagtgtacagatctttcacttcttgggttaagtttattcctaggtattttattctttttgttgcaattgtaaatgagatcgtattcttaatttctctctgctacttctttgttagtgtatagaaacgcgaccgatttttgtatgttgattttgtatcctgtgacttgactgtattcatttattatttctaaaagtttttcagtagattctttagggttttctatactgAAATCATGTCACCTGAAAAgagtggcagtttcacttcttcttttccaatatggatcctttctatttctttttcttgcctgattgctctagctaagacttccaatactatgttaaataagagtggtgaaagtgggcatccttgtccagttcttgttcttagagggatagctttcagtttttctccttgagaatgatatttgctgtgagtttgtcatatatgatctttattatgttgaggtatcttccttctatatccattttatttagagtttttatcaaaaatggatgctgtatcttgtcaaatgctttctctgcatctactgagatgaccatgtggtttttattcttcattttgttaatgtggtggatcacgttgatagatttgtggatgttgatcCATCCTTGCATCCTGGCACCAggctttctgatttcaaatatattacaaagcaactctaatgaaaacagtgtggcactgacataaagacagacatataaaccaatggaaaagaatagagagcccagattAAAATCCACGCATGTATGGTgaactgatatttgacaaaggtaccaagaatagacaatggggaaaggatagtatcttcaataaatggtgctgaggaAGCTATATATTCACGTGCAAATTtttacaagagccaagacatggaaacaacctaaatgtctatcaatgcACTAATGGCTAaaagaagttgtggtacatatatacattggtttattattcagccataaaaagaaggaaatgctgccatttgcaaaaacatggatgaacctggaagacattatgctaagtgaaataagccgaacagagaaagacaaatactgtatgatataaCCTATAactggaatctaaaaaaagaaagtgaaattcatAGAAAAGGTGTATCGTTGTGGTTATCAGGGCTAGACGTGGAGGAAATAGGGGGGCAATCAAAAattacaaagtttcagttataatATGAAGATGTTCTGGTAATCTAATATGAAGCAtgttgactatagttaataacactggaTTATATACTTGAATTTTTCTAAGACAGTACATCTTAGTGTTCCCAccacaccaaaaaataaataaataactatggaggtgatggatgtgttaattaacttaaagaagaacaaagtgagagAAATTTCACTCCTTGATTTAAAATTTGctgtaaagctacaataatcaagaaagTGTAGTGCTGGCATAATGATAGATATGTAGaccaatgcaacagaattgaagGTCCAGAAACAAACATCATAAGGAATAAACCTTATATTTGTGTTCAACTTGTTTTTGACACAGGGCTgaaggcaattcaatggggaagGGATAAACCTTTCAAAACATGGTGATGCGAAATTGAACATCCTCAT
Above is a genomic segment from Equus przewalskii isolate Varuska chromosome 26, EquPr2, whole genome shotgun sequence containing:
- the LOC103555903 gene encoding olfactory receptor 1J4-like produces the protein MRRENQSSVSKFLLLGLPIQPEQQGLFFVLFLGMYLTTVLGNLLIILLIRLDSRLHTPMYFFLSHLALTDVSFSSVTVPKMLINMQIQDQSILYAGCVTQMYFFIFFGCVDNLLLALMAYDRYVAVCHPLHYTTIMKEGLCIFLLAGSWLLSCASALSHTLLLDQLSFCADNTIPHFFCDLAALLKLSCSDTSLNDIFIFTVGGLVIILSFIGILVSYGHIGATILRFPSIKGICKALSTCGSHLSVVFLFYGTIVVLYFFPSSSNSNDQEIIVSVMYTVVTPMLNPFIYSLRNRDMKSALGRLFRREIFFSM